The genomic stretch GATTTCTCAGTActtgttaaatttaataaaactaagcaTGTCTAGTGCCGATCGAATTGATTTTGAAATGGAGGTAGAAGTGGAGAGTGCTTCATCAGGACCGCCGATAGATTTGCCAAATCCGACATCCCCAGCTCCTCCTGCCACTGGAAATACCAAGAGCGTGGTTGTAACTACTGCTACATCAGGCTCAGTTACAGTATCTCTCCACCCGCTGGTTATAATGAATGTCTCTGAGCATTGGACGAGGTTACGAGCACAGGAAGGTTCACCACAGACAGGTAGTATTATTAACTACAGTAAATTTCTTCTAACCGTTCTAACAATTTGGACAATCTTTCCAATactttaagaataatatttaaaatgatgaaaataaacaattgtgttaaaaacatacaaaaattttatatatgtttttttatactgtttattatttatgatagtCTTTGATTGCAACCTCACCTGATGGTGATAATGCAGTCGATGatagtagtgggctaacctattagggagtttgccagttatatttaaatcataCTCCTAATCATTTTCTATGCAACATCATACTGGAATGCCAAATTGCTTagtggcatgtctttgtcagtaACTAGCCAAGGCTGAAGCTTCCCTCCAGACCAACCAGAGAATatttagaaattacaaattccgaAATTGACCCTTTGAATGGTTTGTTTAACAGGCTTATATCTATCTTTTTCATTGGGTCAGGGTATTGTGTAGACTAGGTGAGTAAAGTTTGTAACTTGTGATGTTGTACATAGGCAAAGGTGCAGGTAATCAAGTGAAATGGTGtataattaaacatataatGAATTTTAACATGTTTTGTAATCTTAACATGagaactaaaaagtaatgaaaatagaGCTTTAACAAATCGTAAGAGGCAATAGGCATAACTTAATCATTCAAttgcaaaaatgttttaattttaatatttatttttagttattggAGCTCTCATTGGCAAACAAAAGGGCCGGAACATAGAAGTGATGAACTCTTTCGAATTGGTTTTTAGTGTTATCGATGGTGATATTGTTATAGACAGAGATTACTACAATTTAAAGGAAGAACAATGTAAGTACTGGatgcatattaaaaatattaaaggaaaAGTGCCCCACATGCAGAGTAGGGTTTAGTGTAGTGTAGTTGGCTTTATATGGACTTAAGCATGAGTTTAaacatgtttttaaaataatgttaacttATGACTACTTGACTGAGTATTAGTGAATAACTTTTAATGTTAtctatagattttatttaatgttgttCTGTTTTTAATGATTGTAAGTAACTTGATTTTCTTGCATTACAGCAGTTGCCAGttactaaaaaattaaacctaaatTGTTGTGTTAATTAGTTAGTCTTACTGAATATGTACATACAAATCCAGTTTTAGGAATTCAGTGGTGGTGACATTGTATATGGTAAGAGTATGAACTGCTACAACATCCAACTTCAGGTCCTTGAAGTAACATTGTAACATTGtaactttcctttttttataaaataagttaatccCATTACATATTCGGCTTACAGTTAAACAAGTGTTCTCTGACATGGACTTTCTGGGCTGGTACACAACTGGAGACACTCCCACTGAAAGGGACATTGCAGTTCACAGACAAATTTGTGATATAAATGAGTGTCCAGTGATGCTAATGCTAAATCCAGCTGGCATTAAAGgagatgtatgtattttttttgatgtgtTTATTTCTTTCTAGACCTGTTTTCAAACTTTTTGTTGGCCAGATGCATTGGCCAGGTAGCTCCAAGATATATAGAGCCAAGATGTGCTGGGCATTGGTTGGATACTCCATTACTTGTATTGCTCTGCATGGAAAACTGTTTTTATACCTATGAAAGTGTTTCTTTAGTATGCAGGGCCCTGTTATAATCCCAAAGACTGTTCTGAGTTAGACTCAGTATAGTTGTAGgagttttgttgttttgtttgttgaaGCTGGTTAGGGCCTCCTTCATGATATCTTTACACCCATAGCATCATATTGTATGGATTCATAGCTCCAGCGAGTGcataagtttgtattaagcgaaagcttatagaaaagtcctattatagtataaaggattaagtaaacgataaaaaagcttgggtgtaaacaattgctctaaccaggttgcttcttaaattttttctaatgacaatgtgagatggtgataacaaaaagaacacctggctaagtttgttgtgggctttttcttagaccagggctcgattggaaccctcgtagctttagttttaagtttacgattgtagttatcgccatcactactcactgctatgtacacattttgtatacaataacgcatcaaaagtgccatctatgtgcctatttgaataaagaaatatttgacttgactttgattTGACATATAAAGTTTGCTGCACTGTGTCCTGAACCAGTGGAGTTGGTTGGATGTCAGAAGCTTACCTGGGGTGCTACGGCCTATTGTTCTTTCATGTATTATTTTACCAACAATAAGTTATACACAATCCTCAATGCCTTAGTTTAGTTATGGTAACGATGATCATTAAATACCATGTCAATTGCcagttattattcatttattgagGAAACTTATGgtctatagttttttttttttttttttttaattttataaatctgcAATCAGTCGCGAGACTATAATCAGATGTGCTGGGTGAGTTATTGGCATTTACAGACGAGGGAGCCATCGCTCAACCGTCCGTCAATTGTCGAGCACATCAGCTCGTTTTGGTCTATAGTGTATTTTTGAAAAACGTTGGTAAAACCACAGGTTATAAATAGTTGAACCCCAAGgctcatattaataataaatatgcttaataaatatttaatacttatataaataatactatcaTTTCAGCAACTACCAGTGGTGCTGTATGAGTCAGTTATTGACGTAGTCAATGGTCGAGCGACCATGCTTCTTGCACCTCTGTCATACACCTTGGCAGCAGAGGAGGCAGAGAGGATCGGCGTTGATCATGTTGCTAGGGTGTCTTCTGGCGAAGCAGCGCTTAACAGCTTGGGTAAGGATGTTCACGATCCCAGATTTGTTTGAGATCGTTAATTATGCAAGTTAGACgattaattgttaaaaacattttatttaaacaaaattaagaatcataagtaaatattagttacataaaaaaattgtttcatactatttttatcactaaattttaatcgaCTATTGTCTAAATTTAAAACTTCAAACTACATGATATTGTTGCAAAGCAAATTGCATTTAACTCGTTGCATTTTAATGCTGACAAAAATAGCTGGAGCTGGTTGGAATCGACAACCAAGAGTTTTTTAAATGGTAA from Pararge aegeria chromosome 4, ilParAegt1.1, whole genome shotgun sequence encodes the following:
- the LOC120623382 gene encoding COP9 signalosome complex subunit 6; this translates as MSSADRIDFEMEVEVESASSGPPIDLPNPTSPAPPATGNTKSVVVTTATSGSVTVSLHPLVIMNVSEHWTRLRAQEGSPQTVIGALIGKQKGRNIEVMNSFELVFSVIDGDIVIDRDYYNLKEEQFKQVFSDMDFLGWYTTGDTPTERDIAVHRQICDINECPVMLMLNPAGIKGDQLPVVLYESVIDVVNGRATMLLAPLSYTLAAEEAERIGVDHVARVSSGEAALNSLVAEHLTAQRSAIKMLVSRVRAVLATVRAIRDGSLPPRPALLREAKALSNRLPLLTSQQFRTHFYNQCNDVALMTSLGTITKGCNAINQLVNRFNVLYDRQGMGRRMRGLFF